The following is a genomic window from Amycolatopsis cihanbeyliensis.
GTCATCGGCGAGGACAGCCCGAAGCAGCGAGAGTAGGGAGTTCCCGTGCGTGACCCGGACTCCGGTTGGATTCAGCTCTACCCCGGCGAGTTCTTCCTGCTCTGGTCCGAGCTCGGCCTCGGCGACCCGCCGCCGACGCTCGGGATACGGCAGATCGGCCGGACCGCGGCCGCACGGGCACGGCTGATCGAGGGCGCGAGCGGGACGCTTGCCGAGCGGGACCTCGGCACGGTGACCGAACCGGCCCGGGACCTTGCCGGCCTGCTACGCCAGCTCGGCGAGTCCGAGTTGCGGGTCGACCTCGAGGTCGAGCGCGCCGACTTCGCCTTCCGCGCGGTCGCGGCGAGCGGCAGGCGGGGTGCGGTGACCGCGGGGTTCGCCGGGGCCGAGCTGCGCATCGGGCCGGTGCGGCCGGCGAACCTGGTGCCCACCATGCTGGAGGTGCTCACCCCGCTGGACGCGGGGGTCGGCAGCCCTGCCAACGTGCGCGTCGGCGACTACACGCGCGCCTGCGCGGAGGGCGAGCGGGGCGGCACGGACGGGTTCATCGGTGTGTTGCGGGACGCCGGGGTGCGACCGCCCGAGGTGAACACCCTGGTGCGCGCGGTGGCCAGGCGAGCGGGTGGCGGGCAGCTCGGCGGCAGCGTGCGCACCGGGGCAGGGCGCTGGGTGCGGGCGCCGAGCCCGGTCGGCTGGGTGGACACCGAGGAAGGCCGGTTTGCCTTGCGGCGCAACGGGGACTGGGTCACGGTCACCCCGGTGGACCTGCCGCGACTGCACGCTATGGCCGAGGAACTGGTCGCCGACCTGGCGGGCTGACCGGGGGCCGTACGATCTGCCGATCTGCCGATCGGCGTGCGGCTCGCGCCGTGGGCCGACTGGGCCTTTGGTTGCTCGGAGCATCCCGCTACGCTCGGTCCGCATGACCAACGACGCTCCCGAGGTGCTCTGGCGGCCGGACCTGAACCGGGTCGAACACACCAAGATCGAGGCATTCCGTTCCTGGTTACGCGCCGAGCGGGGAGTGGTCGTCACCGACTACCAGGAGCTGTGGGAGTTCTCCACCGGTTCACCCGCCGAGTTCTGGGACGCCGTGTCCGATTTTCTCGGGGTGCGCTGGCACGATCGGCCGGCCGAGGTGCTGTCCGGGAACGAGTTGCCCGGTGCGCGTTGGTTCAGTGGCGGCACGCTGAACTACGCCGAGCACGCGCTCGCCGGTGGGGTGGCCGGGGCGGCCAAGGAGGACCACGAGCTCGCGGTGATCTTCCATCGCGAGGACGGCCTCGCCGAGCGGCTGACCTACGGCGACCTCCGCTCCCGGGTAGGCGCGGCCAGGGCGGGGCTGCGCGCGCTCGGCGTCGGCAAGGGTGACCGCGTCGTCGCGCTGGCCCCGAACTGCCCGCAGACGTTGATCGCCTTTCTCGCCGCCGCGAGCCTCGGCGCGGTCTGGTCGTCCTGCTCGCCGGACTTCGGCGTGCGCGCGACCGCCGACCGGTTCACCCAGATCGAGCCGAAGGTGCTGCTCGCCGTCAACGGCTACGCCTACAACGGACGGAAGTTCGACACCAGGTCCACAGTGGAGGAACTGCGCGGGCAGCTGCCGTCGCTGGCGGCCACCGTGCTGGTCGACTACCTGGGCGGCGGCTCGATGCCGGACGTCCGGGACTGGGACGCGTTGCTGGCCGAGCACGACGGGGCGCCGCCGGAGTTCGACCCGGTGGAGTTCGACCACCCGCTGTGGGTGCTGTACTCCTCGGGAACCACCGGGCTGCCGAAGGGCATCGTGCACGGCCACGGCGGGATCGTGGTCGAGCACCTGAAGGCGTTGGCGCTGCAGAGCGATCTCGGGCCGGGGGAGCGACTCTTCTGGTTCACCACCACCGGCTGGATGATGTGGAACTTCCTCATCTCGGGCCTGCTGGTGGGCAGCACGATCGTGTTGTTCGACGGCAGCCCGGGTCACCCGGATCTGAACGTGCTGTGGCAGCTTGCCGAACAGCACCGGGTCACCTACTTCGGCACCTCCGCGCCGTTCGTGCAAAGCTGCCTGAAGGCGCGTCTGAAGCCGGCGCAGCGATACGATCTTTCCGCGCTACGCGCCATCGGGTCCACCGGTGCGCCGCTGAGCCAGGAAGGATTCCGGTGGATCGCCGACGAGATCGGCAGGGACGTGCAGATCTGCTCGGTTTCCGGCGGTACGGATTTGTGTACCGCGTTCGTCGGCTCCGCGCCGGACGTCCCGGTCTGGCTGGGCGAGCTGTCCTGCCGCTCGCTGGGCGCCGCCGTGGCGGCGTTCGACGAGCAGGGCAACTCGCTGGTCGAGGAGGTCGGCGAACTGATGATCACCGCGCCGATGCCGTCGATGCCGGTGTTCTTCTGGAACGATCCCGACGGCTCCCGGCTGCGTGCCGCGTACTTCGAGGACTACCCGGGCAACTGGCGGCACGGCGACTGGATCCGGATCACCAACCGGGGTTCGGCGGTGATCTACGGGCGCAGCGACTCGACGTTGAACCGCGGCGGCGTGCGGATGGGCACGGCCGAGTTCTACCGCGTGGTCGAGGGCATCGAGCAGGTCACCGACTCCCTGGTGATCGACACCTCGGCCGGCGGGGAGGGTGAGCTGCTGTGCTTCCTGGTGCTCGCGCCGGGCGCCGAGCTGGAGGAGATCGAGCCTGCGCTGCGCAAGGAGCTGCGCTCGGCGCTGTCCCCCCGGCACGTCCCGGACCGGTTCGTGGTCGTCGACGAGGTGCCGCGCACGCTGAACGGCAAGAAGTGCGAGGTCCCGGTGAAGAAGATCCTCTCCGGGGTCGCCCCCGAGCGCGCGGTGAGCAAGGACGCGCTGGCCAACCCCGACTCGCTTGCCCCGTTCGTGGAGCTCGCGGGTAGGAACTGAGCGTGACGACGGTCACCGACCGTGCCCCGGGAGGGGGTGCTTTGCCGGAGCCTGATCCGGATGTGTACTCTATCCCGGCAGTGGTCGTTGACCTGGAGGCTTCGCCTAGTCTGGTCTATGGCGCCGCACTGCTAATGCGGTTGGGGGTAACCCCCCCTCCCGGGTTCAAATCCCGGAGCCTCCGCCGGGTTCTCGGTCCCACCCCGAGAACCGGATTGCTAGCACTGCTAGCCTTCACAACTGAACAGGCGCCCGTAGCTCAACGGATAGAGCATCTGACTACGGATCAGAAGGTTAGGGGTTCGAATCCCTTCGGGCGCGCCAACGCAGACCCCCTGTGAGCAGGGGTTTCTTGGTTTCTAGGCCATTGTGGATGATTGCTGATCGGGCTCGGTCAGGTGATGTGTGCCCGAAGTGTGCCCATCGGTTCCGGTGACCTGCCGGGGGATGAGCCGGGCGGCTGCCTCGGCCGCCTCACGCGCCACATCGGGCAGCACCGACGTGTACACGTCCGAGGTGATCGTGATGGACGAGTGGCCGAGCATGTCCTGAACGGTCTTCATCTCCGCCCCACCGGCAAGTGCGAGGGTGGCCGCTCCGTGCCGAAGGTCGTGCAGCCGGATCGGCGGCAGGCCGGCTTCGGCCGCGAGCGCGGCGAACCGGTCGGTGACCCAGGAGGGACGAAGCTGCTCGCCGTTCTCACGGGTGAATACCCGGCCGGAGTCCACCCAGGCCGGCCCCCAGGACAGCCGTTCCCTGGCCTGCCGTACCCGATGCGTCCGGAGCATCTCAGTCGTCCCGGCATCGAGCGCGATAGTCCGCTCTCCGGCGTCGGTCTTCGGGTCGCTCTCGGCCACCTCGTAGTCCACCTCGGTGAGTTGCTTGGCCACGTCGAGCGTGCCCGCGTCGAGGTTGAGGTCTTCCGGCCGCAGCCCGCAGGCTTCGCCCCGGCGCAGGCCCCGGAAGGTCAGCAGGTGCCAGAGCGCGTAGAGCCGATCCTCAGCCACGTGGGCAAGGAACTGGCCGGTCTGCTCGGGCGTCCAGACCATGACCGGCGACGGCCGGATGCCGGTCTGTCGCCACTGCTCGACCCGTTCGGCCGTCCACACGATCGGCCTGGGCTGCTTGGCTGTGATCTTGACGTGGGCCGCCGCGTTGAACGTGATCCACTGCTGAGCGATGGCGTCGTTCAGTGCCGCGCGTAGGGTGGCCCTGATCCGTTGCCGGCTGGACGGCCCGACCGGGCGCCGGTAGGGCGGCAACTCGCCGAGCTTGTCCCGGAGCCGCTTCTTCCCCGCTCGTCTTCGCGTTTGCTTGATCTGCAATTCCAGCGCTTTTCGGTCGGCGTTGTTCGCCTGGATAGCCTCGTTCTGGTCTTCGATGGCCTGGAACATCTTGACGACATGACCGACTTGCAGCCGATCCAGGCGGATTTCGCCAAGATGCGGTTTCAGGTACAGCCGAACATGGCTTTCGTAGCTGGCCTCGGTCGCCTTACGGTGCTCGTCGTTTTCGTCCGCCATCCACTGGTCGAGCCACTCGCCAACGGTGGTTTTGCTGGTGAGGCTCTGGCCGGTACGGAGTCGCCTCTTCGTGTCCTCATAGTCAGGAATGGGCTCCTTGTTCGCTACCACGCGCACGAGCAGGGCCGAGATGTGCTCCCGCCCCTCGGCGTCGTCCGACTCGGGAATGGCGAGCAGGGCGCGCACTTGGTCGAGCGCCTTCTGGGCGTCGTCGGCTGATGCGTAGCCGGTGCGGCGGAAGAGTCGCCGGTCATCGTCGGCGGTCGGCGCGAGTTCCTGCCGGATAGTCCAGGTTCCGTGTCCCTTCTTTCTGGCTTGCGGGCAGGCTTTCCCGTACTGCTTGCCGGTTTTGGGGTCGCGGCAGCCACATCTACGGGTGACGCTTCCGGCTTTCACTTGTCGTGACCTCCGTTGTTGTGCTCGAATTCGTTAATCTCTGCCGTGGCTTCGATGGCTTCGATCAATCCCGCGATTCCCTTGTTAACCAGGTGATTGTGCTTTGCGGCAGCGGCATTCGCGTTGGCCATGATTTCGATGGTATCTCGCATGTGCGCGATAGATTTGGCCGAGGAGACGCGCTGCATAGTGGATTCGACGTAGGTGCTGCGGGGTACCGTCGCCCCGCTGGGTAGTTCGATTTCGTCGGCGTCCAGGGGCGGACTGAACAGTCGGGCTACGGTGGTCCCGATAACCTGCGCGATGGCCACCAGTTCGGCGGCGGTGAATGCGCGGTTTCCCTGCTCGGCCGCCGACACGGCCTGTCGGGACCAGGGTTTTCCGAGCAGGTGCGCGAGTTTCTCGCCGACCTCCTGCTGGGTCATCTCGTTCAGCTCGCGCACGTCGCGGACGCGCCGGCCGATCATCTCTTCGAGTCGCACGGACCCACCTCCTTGTTGTCAAGGCACAGCATGACACGACACATACAGCTTGACAAGCTTCGATCTCTGGCGTCACTCTGGAGGACGACACGAACTGTCCAGAATGACAAGGAGGTGCGGGTGGCGACAAACGCGATGAACCGTGACGACCTGCTGGGACTGCCACGGTGGTGGACCTGTTGACCGCCGGGCGCGCGCTCGGGCTGGGGCGCACGCTGGCCTACGAGCTGGCCAAGAAGGACGAGTTCCCGTGCCGGGTGCTGCGGCTGGGCAACTCCTACCGGGTGGTGACCGCCGATCTGCTGCGGGTTCTCGGCGTCGAGGGGGAGGGCGACGCCGCGTGACCGATGCCGCCCCGGTAAGCCGTGACCGCCGAGCGCGTGCCGTTCGGCTGCCTCGGCGCGTGGTGGTCGATCGCGCCGAGTACGAACACCTTCGGCTGGACGCCGAGGCGTGGCGCTTGCTGAACCGCTCGCCGCATGTGGCCGAACTGCTCGCCGAGTGGATCGAATGGGTCGCCCGGCAAGATTTCCGGCAGACCTCCTCGGCGATCTCGGCGGCGGCCGACTGGCGGACGGTGGCTAGCACGCCCACCTACACGGAGTTGAAGCGTCGCCGGTCGGTGCCGGTGGTGCCGCGCCGGTGCGCCGGCTCCGGTTGCCGAGTCGTCGTGTCGGTGCCGTATCCGGCGCCCGCACATGACGTGTTCTGCCCCGGCTGCCGGCGAGCAACGGGGGTGGCCGCGTGATCGAGCAGGGTTCCGCTGAGCAGTGGGCGGACCGCGACGGCATTGTCCACGATGGACCCGAAGGGGACCGGCCGCGCCGCGTCCGGTCGCAGCGGGTGTCCGAGATTCCGTTGAAGCGCCGTACTTTCCTGTGGGAGAACCGAGTCCCGCTCGGTGAGGTCACCGTGTGGGCGGGCCATGCGGGGATCGGCAAGTCGCAGGCTGCCGTGTGGCTGGCGGCCGAGGTGTCCCGTGGTCGGCTGCCGGGCGATGTGCACGGCCAGCCTGCCCCGGTGCTGTACCTCGGGACGGAGGATTCCTGGTCCTACACCCTTGCGCCCCGGTTTGTCGCCGCCGGGGCTGATCTAGACCGGGTGCACCGGCTCTACGCCGAGACCGTTGAAGGTCAAGAAGC
Proteins encoded in this region:
- a CDS encoding acetoacetate--CoA ligase, translated to MTNDAPEVLWRPDLNRVEHTKIEAFRSWLRAERGVVVTDYQELWEFSTGSPAEFWDAVSDFLGVRWHDRPAEVLSGNELPGARWFSGGTLNYAEHALAGGVAGAAKEDHELAVIFHREDGLAERLTYGDLRSRVGAARAGLRALGVGKGDRVVALAPNCPQTLIAFLAAASLGAVWSSCSPDFGVRATADRFTQIEPKVLLAVNGYAYNGRKFDTRSTVEELRGQLPSLAATVLVDYLGGGSMPDVRDWDALLAEHDGAPPEFDPVEFDHPLWVLYSSGTTGLPKGIVHGHGGIVVEHLKALALQSDLGPGERLFWFTTTGWMMWNFLISGLLVGSTIVLFDGSPGHPDLNVLWQLAEQHRVTYFGTSAPFVQSCLKARLKPAQRYDLSALRAIGSTGAPLSQEGFRWIADEIGRDVQICSVSGGTDLCTAFVGSAPDVPVWLGELSCRSLGAAVAAFDEQGNSLVEEVGELMITAPMPSMPVFFWNDPDGSRLRAAYFEDYPGNWRHGDWIRITNRGSAVIYGRSDSTLNRGGVRMGTAEFYRVVEGIEQVTDSLVIDTSAGGEGELLCFLVLAPGAELEEIEPALRKELRSALSPRHVPDRFVVVDEVPRTLNGKKCEVPVKKILSGVAPERAVSKDALANPDSLAPFVELAGRN
- a CDS encoding DNA-binding protein, yielding MVDLLTAGRALGLGRTLAYELAKKDEFPCRVLRLGNSYRVVTADLLRVLGVEGEGDAA
- a CDS encoding site-specific integrase, with the protein product MKAGSVTRRCGCRDPKTGKQYGKACPQARKKGHGTWTIRQELAPTADDDRRLFRRTGYASADDAQKALDQVRALLAIPESDDAEGREHISALLVRVVANKEPIPDYEDTKRRLRTGQSLTSKTTVGEWLDQWMADENDEHRKATEASYESHVRLYLKPHLGEIRLDRLQVGHVVKMFQAIEDQNEAIQANNADRKALELQIKQTRRRAGKKRLRDKLGELPPYRRPVGPSSRQRIRATLRAALNDAIAQQWITFNAAAHVKITAKQPRPIVWTAERVEQWRQTGIRPSPVMVWTPEQTGQFLAHVAEDRLYALWHLLTFRGLRRGEACGLRPEDLNLDAGTLDVAKQLTEVDYEVAESDPKTDAGERTIALDAGTTEMLRTHRVRQARERLSWGPAWVDSGRVFTRENGEQLRPSWVTDRFAALAAEAGLPPIRLHDLRHGAATLALAGGAEMKTVQDMLGHSSITITSDVYTSVLPDVAREAAEAAARLIPRQVTGTDGHTSGTHHLTEPDQQSSTMA
- a CDS encoding helix-turn-helix transcriptional regulator; translated protein: MRLEEMIGRRVRDVRELNEMTQQEVGEKLAHLLGKPWSRQAVSAAEQGNRAFTAAELVAIAQVIGTTVARLFSPPLDADEIELPSGATVPRSTYVESTMQRVSSAKSIAHMRDTIEIMANANAAAAKHNHLVNKGIAGLIEAIEATAEINEFEHNNGGHDK
- a CDS encoding ESX secretion-associated protein EspG, yielding MRDPDSGWIQLYPGEFFLLWSELGLGDPPPTLGIRQIGRTAAARARLIEGASGTLAERDLGTVTEPARDLAGLLRQLGESELRVDLEVERADFAFRAVAASGRRGAVTAGFAGAELRIGPVRPANLVPTMLEVLTPLDAGVGSPANVRVGDYTRACAEGERGGTDGFIGVLRDAGVRPPEVNTLVRAVARRAGGGQLGGSVRTGAGRWVRAPSPVGWVDTEEGRFALRRNGDWVTVTPVDLPRLHAMAEELVADLAG